One Methanohalophilus mahii DSM 5219 genomic window carries:
- a CDS encoding DUF6036 family nucleotidyltransferase produces MVSKSFDKQYLQKEFEKLNETLNEHVTLYLIGGGSMSFQKYKAATKDIDVVVGSTHELGHVVTALRSINYVIPVVRGPYKKMEANSILENTDGFRWDIFVNVICGGLRLSDGMIERSIQLFKMEHVSVYMICPEDIFVFKSITTRERDQEDMYSLFSKGLNFDIIEKEFFWQNNHKQNDYAWMAFFFDGVEEFFDKYHITHPIIARLHDIAEEDMLIGFVKERLRTGPRQISEISDGLDQNDVEVILDKLIKQGVVLKDKYGKISLKSDDDCNQNTGYR; encoded by the coding sequence ATGGTTTCAAAATCATTTGATAAACAATATTTACAAAAAGAATTTGAAAAACTCAACGAGACCTTGAATGAACATGTAACACTCTATCTCATTGGTGGTGGCTCAATGAGTTTTCAGAAATATAAAGCTGCTACCAAAGATATTGATGTCGTAGTCGGGTCTACCCATGAATTGGGCCATGTTGTAACAGCACTGAGGTCTATTAATTATGTTATTCCTGTAGTTCGTGGTCCCTACAAAAAAATGGAAGCAAATTCGATACTCGAAAATACTGACGGATTTCGATGGGATATCTTTGTTAATGTTATTTGTGGAGGACTTCGGCTGTCAGATGGCATGATAGAGCGTTCTATTCAACTCTTTAAAATGGAACATGTTTCTGTTTATATGATATGCCCGGAGGATATTTTTGTTTTCAAGTCGATAACAACAAGAGAAAGAGACCAGGAAGATATGTATTCATTATTTAGCAAGGGCCTGAACTTTGATATAATAGAAAAAGAATTTTTCTGGCAAAACAACCATAAACAAAATGATTATGCCTGGATGGCATTCTTTTTTGATGGAGTGGAAGAGTTCTTCGATAAATACCATATAACTCATCCGATCATTGCAAGACTGCATGACATTGCAGAAGAAGATATGCTTATTGGTTTTGTTAAAGAAAGGTTGAGGACCGGCCCCAGGCAAATATCTGAAATTAGTGATGGGCTTGATCAAAACGATGTAGAGGTCATACTTGATAAACTTATTAAACAAGGGGTTGTGCTTAAAGACAAGTATGGAAAAATTTCATTGAAATCAGATGATGACTGCAATCAGAATACAGGATATAGGTGA
- a CDS encoding AbrB/MazE/SpoVT family DNA-binding domain-containing protein, whose translation MTLIDVKSVTVSKKGQITIPGAYRNSGMKIGEKAAVFVYDDHIEIRPLSFLEEGLSCAIASQKSLSKGWDTPEEDAAWDHLKDYLGK comes from the coding sequence ATGACTTTGATTGATGTAAAAAGTGTGACTGTCAGTAAAAAGGGACAAATTACAATTCCCGGTGCATACAGAAATTCCGGTATGAAAATAGGTGAAAAGGCAGCCGTTTTCGTGTATGACGACCACATTGAGATTCGCCCTCTGTCTTTCCTTGAAGAAGGACTAAGTTGCGCTATAGCTTCTCAAAAATCCCTTTCGAAAGGATGGGATACTCCTGAAGAAGATGCTGCCTGGGACCATTTGAAAGACTACCTGGGGAAGTAA
- a CDS encoding nucleotidyl transferase AbiEii/AbiGii toxin family protein, giving the protein MSSYEKMSEIINFSLDELYAITRYLHEKEDVDNPTTVLIGGWAVDSYNSWYGSVDIDLITNNSTRNSLNYYLRKERNFVPYRLPGQPRSVRKETRAGSVIIDFATREKPFPFEGTDEYLDFSILDGNTESRAIRGNIEMAVPNRATLIVLKLKAIWDRNNRISHGNSHDIEWESGKLVKDYADILALIDPNSGGKDVEISILGKLMNTYPFLKESLASVGESDDGIEKYGRMSESTAKRIIGQMLSLI; this is encoded by the coding sequence ATGAGTTCTTATGAAAAGATGAGTGAAATAATTAATTTTTCACTGGATGAATTATATGCAATAACAAGATATCTCCATGAAAAAGAAGATGTAGATAACCCCACAACTGTACTGATTGGAGGGTGGGCAGTAGACTCGTATAATTCCTGGTATGGCTCAGTAGATATCGATCTTATTACCAATAATAGTACACGAAACAGTCTAAATTATTATCTGCGAAAGGAGCGTAATTTTGTACCATACAGACTGCCCGGACAACCCCGGAGTGTAAGGAAAGAAACAAGAGCAGGGTCTGTAATTATTGATTTTGCAACAAGAGAAAAACCATTTCCTTTTGAAGGGACAGATGAGTATTTAGATTTCAGTATTCTTGACGGAAACACTGAATCCAGGGCAATCCGGGGTAACATCGAAATGGCAGTACCCAACAGAGCAACGTTGATTGTTCTGAAATTAAAAGCGATATGGGATCGAAATAATAGAATATCCCACGGAAACAGTCATGATATTGAATGGGAATCCGGGAAACTTGTCAAAGACTATGCAGATATTCTTGCATTAATTGACCCCAACAGTGGCGGGAAAGATGTTGAAATTTCTATCCTGGGTAAATTAATGAACACATATCCATTTCTAAAAGAATCTCTTGCATCAGTAGGTGAATCAGATGATGGAATAGAAAAATATGGCAGAATGTCAGAAAGCACTGCTAAAAGGATTATTGGACAGATGTTGTCTTTGATCTGA
- a CDS encoding type II toxin-antitoxin system PemK/MazF family toxin gives MVHKGNIVIIPFPFTDNNNTKLRPAIAVSDQMRQDVILCQVTFRKPADNCAVWFSDSDLSEGALRQGSWIRVNKIFTMDSSNILKIIGTVHIKKQKEIQDKLLKLFL, from the coding sequence ATGGTCCATAAAGGAAACATAGTTATCATTCCTTTCCCTTTCACTGACAACAACAATACCAAACTCAGACCAGCGATTGCTGTTTCTGATCAGATGAGACAGGACGTAATACTGTGTCAGGTTACATTCAGGAAACCTGCAGACAACTGTGCTGTATGGTTTTCAGATAGCGACCTGTCTGAAGGCGCACTTCGCCAGGGTAGCTGGATTCGGGTGAACAAAATATTCACAATGGATTCCAGCAATATCCTTAAAATAATTGGAACTGTCCATATCAAAAAACAAAAAGAAATTCAGGATAAATTATTGAAACTTTTCCTGTAA
- a CDS encoding helix-turn-helix domain-containing protein produces the protein MKDILIEYPRLPLNNILTSSALTILAVLNNSCSISDIATKTGLNRKTVAYTIGQLAKYGIVLQENKKYFFSKRHSLIRSFVDNYWKYRTNKTLKEISPNAVLLWQRGPEILFKIDNDFIDSDKPVKKESIHPTAMNIFPKYGLKVISDLGYYFYSKRDLKAEDYVIHTLLIDPYSPIYNSYALALYSKTGSTELVKFGKLYDMEDHTKTLQEYLRIKEKNSSFLLPWNEFIDLIKDIQ, from the coding sequence TTGAAAGATATTCTCATCGAATATCCCCGTCTGCCACTAAACAATATCCTTACAAGTTCAGCACTAACTATATTGGCAGTCCTGAATAATTCATGTTCGATCAGTGATATTGCTACAAAAACCGGATTGAATAGAAAAACGGTGGCATATACTATTGGACAACTCGCAAAATATGGAATCGTCCTGCAAGAGAATAAGAAATACTTTTTTAGTAAACGGCATTCTTTAATCAGAAGCTTTGTTGATAACTATTGGAAATACAGGACAAATAAAACCCTGAAAGAAATTTCTCCAAATGCGGTTTTGCTCTGGCAAAGGGGACCGGAAATTTTGTTCAAAATCGATAATGATTTTATTGATTCTGATAAACCGGTGAAAAAAGAATCGATACATCCTACTGCAATGAATATATTTCCAAAATATGGTCTAAAGGTCATAAGTGATCTGGGGTATTATTTCTACAGTAAAAGAGATCTCAAAGCTGAAGATTATGTGATTCACACGCTCCTGATAGACCCATATAGTCCAATATACAATTCTTATGCATTGGCCCTTTACTCGAAAACAGGATCAACAGAATTGGTAAAATTTGGTAAATTGTACGATATGGAAGATCATACCAAAACCCTTCAGGAATATTTACGAATAAAGGAAAAAAATAGTAGTTTCCTTCTTCCATGGAACGAATTCATTGATTTGATAAAAGACATACAATAA